A genomic stretch from Bacillus sp. E(2018) includes:
- a CDS encoding HAD family hydrolase, whose product MSSKEAAFFFDLDNTLFDYEASFKKASLFAFRSIVSSGEQNKKVEEKWFSRYKTFCDFYWHAYEKAWITQEEYRRKRLVSSLRAVGLSHFSDQEMVRYQQLFENNVHLFVEPYPWIQDIFRNLKRNQILYGIISNGDTDVQRNKIKQLHLDFPESHIYISSEINVAKPSPEIFHLVKKNVKASAFFYVGDSYSLDMVPAIQADWTAIWWNPLMLSATNEKVPHHNCYSSCNLIETITRYIE is encoded by the coding sequence ATGTCATCGAAAGAAGCAGCATTCTTTTTTGATCTAGACAATACACTGTTTGATTATGAAGCCTCCTTTAAGAAGGCTTCTTTATTTGCATTTCGTTCCATCGTTTCCTCAGGTGAGCAAAATAAGAAAGTAGAAGAAAAATGGTTTTCTCGTTATAAAACGTTTTGTGATTTCTATTGGCACGCTTATGAAAAAGCATGGATCACCCAAGAAGAATATCGTAGGAAGCGATTAGTATCTTCTTTACGTGCAGTAGGACTAAGTCATTTTAGTGACCAAGAGATGGTGCGGTATCAACAGCTTTTTGAAAACAATGTACATCTGTTTGTAGAACCCTATCCATGGATACAGGATATTTTTCGTAACTTAAAACGTAATCAAATATTGTACGGAATCATCTCTAATGGAGATACTGATGTTCAGAGAAACAAAATTAAACAATTACACCTTGATTTTCCTGAAAGCCATATTTATATTTCATCGGAAATAAATGTAGCAAAACCTAGTCCTGAAATCTTTCATCTTGTGAAAAAAAATGTGAAAGCAAGTGCTTTTTTCTATGTTGGTGACTCGTATTCATTAGATATGGTCCCAGCGATCCAAGCAGACTGGACCGCTATATGGTGGAACCCTTTGATGCTTTCTGCAACAAATGAAAAAGTACCTCATCACAATTGTTACTCAAGCTGTAATTTAATAGAAACCATCACGAGATATATTGAATGA
- a CDS encoding M42 family metallopeptidase, giving the protein MEVLEVETKEIVSYLKELVHIPSPSGNTEAAINYMKSFFEEYEVLYKTTNKGAVIATIPGENDSKHRLLTAHVDTLGAMVKEIKSDGRLKLDLIGGFYWNTIEGEYCSIHTNSGRVFSGTVMMHQTAAHVYKGMNELKRDEKNMVVRVDEEFHSKKDVEEAGISVGDFVSFYPRFEQSDSGFVKSRHLDDKASVAILMHVIKQIKAHSIKLPYTTHFLISNNEEIGYGGNSNIPTETVEYLAVDMGAIGDGQATDEFTVSICAKDSGGPYHYGLRKHLVDLAEKHNVGYKVDIYPYYGSDATAAIRAGADVVHGLIGPGIDASHAFERTHIKSLKNTAELIHAYLKSPLV; this is encoded by the coding sequence ATGGAAGTATTAGAAGTAGAAACAAAAGAGATCGTCAGCTATTTGAAAGAACTCGTACATATCCCAAGCCCATCTGGGAATACAGAAGCCGCAATCAATTATATGAAATCATTCTTTGAAGAATATGAGGTCTTATATAAAACAACCAATAAAGGTGCTGTCATAGCGACCATTCCAGGTGAGAACGATTCAAAACACCGTCTGTTGACTGCTCATGTAGATACGTTAGGTGCTATGGTAAAAGAGATCAAAAGCGATGGTCGTCTTAAACTAGACTTAATCGGAGGGTTCTACTGGAATACGATTGAAGGAGAATATTGTTCCATACATACGAATTCAGGAAGAGTGTTCAGCGGCACGGTCATGATGCATCAAACAGCTGCTCATGTATACAAAGGAATGAATGAACTTAAGCGTGATGAAAAGAACATGGTTGTTCGCGTAGATGAAGAGTTTCATTCTAAAAAAGATGTTGAAGAAGCGGGCATCTCTGTTGGAGATTTTGTCTCTTTTTATCCAAGGTTCGAACAATCGGATAGCGGATTTGTGAAGTCACGTCATCTTGACGACAAAGCTAGCGTGGCAATCTTAATGCATGTGATCAAACAAATAAAAGCACATTCAATCAAGCTGCCTTATACGACCCACTTTTTGATCAGTAATAATGAGGAGATCGGATATGGTGGTAATTCGAACATACCAACTGAAACAGTCGAGTACTTAGCCGTAGATATGGGTGCGATCGGTGATGGTCAGGCAACAGACGAATTTACTGTAAGTATCTGTGCGAAAGACTCTGGGGGACCATACCATTATGGGTTAAGAAAACATCTGGTTGACCTAGCAGAAAAACATAATGTCGGATATAAAGTTGATATCTATCCTTACTATGGTTCAGATGCAACAGCAGCCATCCGCGCTGGCGCCGATGTAGTGCACGGTCTGATCGGACCAGGGATTGATGCATCTCATGCTTTTGAGCGAACACATATTAAATCATTAAAAAATACAGCAGAGCTTATTCACGCGTATTTGAAGTCACCTTTAGTCTAG
- a CDS encoding spore germination protein, whose translation MSYLPKKQPLSRNFDENVQYMKKQLGVDISFDCIHLDLEYAGRRMALFMVDGFVKDDILHYLMKLLADLEPGQLDPDPLVKLMKTYLPYIEISTSDDLNQGIDWVLSGPTVLIVEGVSEILQIDARTYPVRGPEEPDVERVVRGARDGFVETIVFNTALTRRRVRDRSLRMEYMSIGRRSKTDVCISYIEDIADPHIVERIKDSLKKIDTDGLPMGEKTVEEFICGRHLNPYPLVRYTERPDTAAVHLFEGHVLVYVDGSPSVLITPTTFWHHLQHAEEYRQKPVVGAYLRFVRFLAVWISIFLLPLWYLFSVHKELLPVNLSFIGPEEIGVVPLFLQFVIIELGMDMLRMATIHTPTSVSTGLGLVSAIVVGQVAIEAGLFVNEVVLYIAVAAIGTFATPTYELSLANRLLRLSLLGLTALLGVPGYIVGFTLAVLFFVSFKSFHIPYLWPFIPFNPKAIRDVILRIPMPLKNRRPIVLHPKDPDR comes from the coding sequence ATGTCATATCTGCCAAAGAAACAACCTCTTTCAAGAAATTTTGATGAAAATGTCCAGTATATGAAAAAACAACTAGGCGTTGACATCAGTTTTGATTGTATTCATCTTGACTTAGAATACGCCGGAAGAAGAATGGCTTTATTTATGGTTGATGGATTCGTTAAAGATGATATTCTTCATTATTTGATGAAGTTATTAGCCGATCTTGAGCCAGGTCAATTAGATCCGGATCCACTTGTGAAACTGATGAAGACATATTTGCCCTATATAGAAATCTCTACGTCAGATGATTTGAATCAAGGAATCGATTGGGTATTAAGTGGTCCTACAGTCCTTATCGTTGAGGGAGTTTCCGAAATCCTGCAAATCGATGCAAGAACATACCCGGTTCGAGGACCAGAAGAACCGGATGTTGAGCGTGTAGTAAGAGGAGCAAGAGATGGTTTTGTCGAAACGATCGTATTCAATACCGCACTTACAAGAAGAAGAGTTCGTGACCGCTCACTCCGAATGGAATACATGAGTATTGGAAGACGTTCTAAGACCGATGTATGTATTTCGTATATAGAAGACATTGCAGATCCTCATATCGTCGAACGAATCAAAGACTCTTTGAAAAAGATTGATACAGATGGACTTCCGATGGGCGAGAAAACGGTCGAAGAATTTATTTGTGGCCGTCACCTCAATCCATATCCGTTAGTGAGATATACAGAACGTCCGGACACTGCAGCTGTTCATTTATTTGAAGGCCATGTATTAGTTTATGTAGATGGTTCTCCTTCTGTCTTGATCACCCCAACAACATTCTGGCATCATCTGCAGCATGCTGAAGAATACAGGCAGAAACCGGTGGTTGGAGCCTATTTAAGATTTGTGCGATTTTTAGCTGTTTGGATTTCAATATTTTTATTACCGTTGTGGTATCTATTTTCCGTACACAAGGAACTTTTACCTGTGAATTTATCATTCATAGGCCCTGAAGAAATTGGTGTCGTTCCACTGTTTTTGCAATTTGTGATCATTGAATTGGGTATGGATATGCTCAGGATGGCTACCATACATACACCTACATCAGTTTCCACCGGACTAGGATTAGTCTCAGCAATTGTGGTCGGACAAGTTGCGATTGAAGCAGGTTTATTTGTAAACGAGGTCGTGCTCTATATCGCAGTAGCTGCAATCGGAACATTTGCTACACCAACGTATGAGCTTAGTTTAGCAAATCGGTTATTAAGACTTTCTTTATTAGGTTTAACCGCATTGTTGGGAGTACCCGGATATATAGTGGGCTTTACATTAGCTGTATTATTCTTTGTATCGTTCAAATCCTTTCATATCCCTTATCTCTGGCCGTTTATCCCCTTCAACCCAAAAGCGATCAGAGACGTCATCTTAAGAATTCCTATGCCTCTTAAGAACAGAAGACCAATTGTACTGCATCCGAAAGACCCAGATCGCTAG
- a CDS encoding YqgQ family protein, producing MKTMYDVLQLLKRFGTYIYTGNKIADLELIQEEVRELYEQKLIDVNEFKNAIIIIRAEHNKLQ from the coding sequence ATGAAAACAATGTATGATGTTCTACAGCTGTTAAAAAGGTTTGGAACGTATATATATACCGGAAACAAGATAGCTGATTTAGAACTGATTCAAGAAGAGGTTAGAGAGCTCTACGAGCAAAAACTCATTGATGTAAACGAATTCAAGAATGCGATCATCATTATTCGAGCAGAACACAATAAATTACAATAG
- a CDS encoding ROK family glucokinase, protein MEKWLVGVDLGGTTIKIAFVTLDGHIVEKWEIPTNINEDGKHIVTDITDSIHSKLKELSEPKEKLESIGMGAPGFIDMKTGFIYHAVNIGWRDYPLKEELEKATGLSVIVDNDANIAAIGEMWRGAGDGEGNVLMVTLGTGVGGGIIVNGHIMHGTNGMAGEIGHITAIPKGGAPCNCGRTGCIETIASATGISRISKEKALQDTSSSLYALLQENDEIKAKDVVAAAEKGDQAAIDTLDEVTFHLGLVIANLANSINPGKIVIGGGVSKAGHTLMERLEQQFKHFALPRVAEGAEMKVATLGNDAGVIGGAWLAKHNR, encoded by the coding sequence ATGGAGAAATGGTTAGTTGGTGTTGATTTAGGTGGAACAACAATTAAAATCGCTTTTGTAACCTTAGATGGCCATATTGTAGAGAAGTGGGAAATTCCTACAAATATTAATGAAGATGGAAAGCATATCGTTACGGATATTACTGACTCCATCCATTCCAAACTAAAAGAACTATCTGAACCTAAAGAAAAGCTTGAATCAATTGGTATGGGAGCGCCAGGTTTCATTGATATGAAAACAGGTTTCATCTATCATGCTGTAAATATCGGTTGGAGAGACTATCCGTTAAAAGAAGAGCTTGAAAAAGCAACTGGCCTTTCTGTTATCGTAGATAACGATGCTAACATCGCTGCGATCGGAGAAATGTGGCGTGGTGCCGGTGATGGTGAAGGAAACGTACTGATGGTTACATTAGGTACTGGTGTTGGTGGCGGAATTATCGTAAATGGACATATCATGCACGGAACAAATGGTATGGCTGGAGAGATCGGACACATAACAGCGATTCCAAAAGGTGGAGCGCCATGTAACTGCGGACGTACAGGATGTATTGAAACAATAGCTTCAGCAACAGGAATCTCACGAATATCAAAAGAAAAAGCTCTTCAAGATACATCTTCTTCTCTTTATGCTCTATTGCAAGAGAATGATGAGATAAAAGCTAAAGATGTTGTAGCAGCTGCTGAAAAGGGTGACCAAGCAGCAATTGACACGTTAGATGAAGTAACTTTTCATTTAGGGTTAGTAATAGCAAACCTTGCTAACAGCATTAACCCAGGCAAGATCGTCATCGGTGGAGGAGTTTCTAAAGCGGGTCATACCTTAATGGAGCGTTTGGAGCAGCAATTTAAACACTTTGCACTTCCAAGAGTTGCTGAAGGCGCTGAGATGAAAGTAGCTACCTTAGGAAACGACGCTGGTGTAATCGGTGGAGCTTGGTTAGCCAAACATAATCGCTAA
- a CDS encoding LTA synthase family protein, translating into MKEKMKQAFAEYRFFFIAIALLWIKTFIIYKTAFELPMDNKIQELILFINPISSIVLFLGITLYFKGRTHRRMIVAVSAIMSFVMYANMVFYRFFNDFITIPVLFQTSNMGDLGNSVFELIQPTDLLVFIDIVILAYFMRRADYRPARASRKQITITFAAAIVFFIVNVGIAETERPQLLTRTFDREMLIKNIGSYNYHIYDSIIQSKAKAQRAFADGSEITDVENYSRANYKEPNPEMFGKAKGKNVFVISVESTQNFVINESVNGKEITPFMNDLIKDSYYFPNFYHQTGQGKTSDSEFLLDNSLYPLPSGAVFFTHSQNQYNATPEILKEQGYYSSVQHANNKSFWNRDIMYDNFGYDRYYSLKDFEVTPENSIGWGLKDKDFFKQSIPHLKEMQAMNKPFYTKYITLTNHFPFTLEEEDEMIPEWTSSDGTVNRYFTTVRYTDDALKEFFADVKEAGLYEDSIFIMYGDHYGISENHNDAMGQFLGKEITPFESTQLQKVPLIIHMPGEKGKTMETVGGQIDLKPTILHLLGIDTKGDIQLGSDLFSKDREDFAVLRDNSYITKDNVFTDGKCYDKATGKPVEGENNACEPYSERAKTELDMSDRIIYGDLLRFYDKDQAKDKAVKQEEKQKQ; encoded by the coding sequence ATGAAAGAAAAAATGAAACAAGCTTTTGCTGAATATAGATTTTTCTTTATAGCAATTGCTTTATTATGGATTAAAACATTTATCATTTATAAAACTGCATTTGAACTGCCTATGGACAATAAGATTCAAGAGCTAATCCTGTTTATAAACCCGATTAGTTCGATTGTTCTTTTCTTAGGAATTACGCTTTACTTCAAAGGAAGAACACATAGAAGAATGATTGTTGCAGTCAGTGCGATCATGAGTTTTGTGATGTATGCCAATATGGTGTTCTATCGTTTCTTTAATGACTTTATTACCATTCCAGTCTTGTTTCAAACAAGCAACATGGGTGACTTAGGTAATAGTGTATTTGAACTGATACAGCCTACTGACTTATTGGTATTCATCGACATCGTGATTTTGGCTTATTTTATGAGACGAGCTGATTACCGACCTGCACGAGCTTCACGCAAGCAGATCACGATTACATTTGCGGCTGCGATCGTATTTTTTATCGTCAACGTTGGTATTGCAGAAACTGAAAGACCACAATTGTTAACACGTACTTTTGACCGTGAAATGTTAATTAAAAACATCGGTTCTTACAATTATCACATTTATGATTCGATCATTCAGTCTAAAGCAAAAGCACAGCGTGCATTTGCCGATGGAAGTGAAATTACAGACGTTGAGAACTATTCACGTGCAAATTACAAAGAACCAAATCCTGAAATGTTCGGAAAAGCTAAAGGCAAGAACGTTTTCGTTATTTCAGTCGAATCAACACAGAACTTTGTTATTAACGAATCTGTAAACGGTAAAGAGATTACTCCGTTTATGAATGATCTGATTAAAGACAGTTATTACTTCCCGAACTTCTATCACCAAACTGGGCAAGGTAAAACATCTGATTCAGAGTTTTTATTAGATAACTCTTTATACCCACTTCCAAGTGGAGCCGTTTTCTTTACACATTCTCAGAACCAGTACAATGCAACACCAGAAATTTTAAAAGAGCAAGGTTACTATTCATCCGTACAGCATGCCAATAACAAAAGTTTCTGGAACCGTGATATCATGTACGATAATTTCGGTTACGACCGTTATTACTCATTAAAAGATTTCGAAGTAACACCTGAGAATTCAATTGGATGGGGCCTTAAGGATAAAGATTTCTTTAAACAATCTATTCCTCATCTAAAAGAGATGCAAGCAATGAACAAACCTTTCTATACGAAATATATTACGTTAACGAATCACTTCCCGTTCACTTTAGAAGAGGAAGATGAGATGATTCCTGAGTGGACATCTAGCGATGGAACAGTGAACCGTTACTTTACAACGGTACGTTATACAGACGATGCTTTAAAAGAGTTTTTCGCTGATGTTAAAGAAGCTGGTCTTTACGAAGATTCAATCTTTATCATGTATGGTGACCATTATGGAATTTCTGAAAACCATAACGATGCGATGGGACAATTCTTAGGAAAAGAAATCACTCCTTTTGAATCTACTCAATTGCAAAAAGTACCTTTAATCATTCACATGCCTGGTGAAAAAGGGAAGACGATGGAAACAGTTGGTGGACAGATCGACCTTAAACCAACGATTCTTCACTTACTAGGTATTGATACTAAAGGTGACATTCAACTAGGCTCAGATTTATTTTCTAAAGATCGAGAAGATTTCGCTGTTCTTCGTGACAATTCTTATATCACAAAGGATAATGTGTTCACAGATGGTAAGTGTTATGACAAAGCAACGGGTAAACCTGTTGAAGGTGAAAACAACGCTTGTGAACCATACAGTGAACGTGCTAAGACCGAATTAGATATGTCTGACCGTATCATTTATGGAGATTTATTAAGATTCTACGACAAAGATCAAGCAAAAGATAAAGCTGTTAAGCAAGAAGAAAAGCAAAAACAATAA
- a CDS encoding M14 family metallopeptidase, with translation MEIVMRNGDSFWYYSRLLSIPYVLIKDSNPNVTAASMIAGESIEIPGMFLEKYRIKNGDTFFSIADKFDIPLDALYLVNPNVKPKEIFTKDIINIPRVAPYPSIKYQRKYNTSALKTDMDKLLTTYPFIKKQEIGKSVLGKPIDMLVIGNGKKKVHMNGSFHGNEWITSGVLMKFINEYSAALSSDKVLNGYKATDLYRDTTLFAVPMVDPDGVDLVLNGLPENFEWKEFVLKLNKGSKDFSAWKANIRGVDLNNQFPARWELEQVRKPTSPAPRDYPGSAPLSEPEALVMAEVTEKHKFDRVVALHTQGKELYWGFEGEEPMPISGEISAEFERVSGYKAIRYVDSYAGYKDWFIQEYRKPGFTIELGIGVNPLPLKQFDTIYEDTRGILIAALYM, from the coding sequence TTGGAAATTGTCATGCGTAACGGCGATTCGTTCTGGTACTACTCACGTCTATTATCTATCCCTTACGTGTTGATTAAAGACTCTAATCCTAACGTAACAGCAGCAAGTATGATTGCAGGGGAAAGCATAGAGATCCCGGGAATGTTTTTAGAAAAATATAGAATTAAAAACGGTGACACTTTTTTTTCAATTGCAGATAAATTTGATATTCCTCTGGATGCATTATATTTAGTTAATCCAAACGTGAAACCAAAAGAAATATTTACGAAGGACATCATCAATATTCCAAGAGTGGCACCGTATCCATCTATAAAATATCAGAGAAAATACAACACATCTGCATTGAAAACTGATATGGATAAACTTCTTACTACTTATCCATTCATAAAAAAACAAGAGATCGGTAAATCAGTACTTGGCAAACCTATAGATATGCTTGTAATAGGAAACGGGAAAAAGAAAGTGCATATGAATGGTTCGTTTCATGGAAACGAATGGATTACTTCAGGAGTTCTGATGAAGTTTATTAATGAATATTCAGCTGCACTATCAAGCGATAAAGTTTTAAATGGATATAAAGCTACGGACTTATATAGGGATACTACACTTTTCGCCGTACCAATGGTTGATCCAGATGGAGTCGATCTCGTTTTGAATGGTCTCCCTGAAAATTTTGAGTGGAAAGAATTTGTTTTAAAATTAAATAAAGGAAGCAAAGATTTTTCAGCATGGAAAGCGAATATTCGTGGTGTAGATCTTAATAATCAATTTCCGGCAAGATGGGAGCTTGAACAAGTAAGAAAACCAACGTCTCCTGCCCCAAGGGATTATCCAGGAAGCGCTCCGTTAAGTGAACCAGAAGCGCTAGTGATGGCAGAGGTTACAGAAAAGCACAAGTTTGATCGGGTGGTAGCCCTGCATACACAAGGTAAAGAATTATATTGGGGTTTTGAAGGGGAAGAACCTATGCCGATCTCAGGAGAGATCTCCGCTGAATTTGAGAGGGTTAGCGGGTATAAAGCGATTAGGTACGTGGATAGTTACGCCGGCTACAAAGATTGGTTCATTCAAGAATACAGAAAACCCGGATTTACGATTGAGCTTGGAATAGGGGTTAACCCGCTTCCATTAAAACAGTTCGATACAATCTATGAAGATACAAGAGGAATTCTCATAGCAGCTCTTTACATGTAA
- a CDS encoding DUF2759 domain-containing protein produces MGLAIIFGLVAILAALGLLRSLKIKNLMAAGFAFLTFAVFGWFTVMTVLDVLVGSGGSTGH; encoded by the coding sequence ATGGGATTAGCCATTATATTCGGCTTAGTAGCTATTTTAGCTGCATTGGGATTATTGCGTTCGTTAAAAATTAAAAATTTAATGGCAGCAGGTTTTGCCTTTTTAACGTTTGCAGTTTTTGGCTGGTTTACAGTCATGACTGTTCTGGACGTTTTAGTAGGCAGCGGCGGCTCTACCGGCCATTAA
- a CDS encoding MBL fold metallo-hydrolase: protein MKWKKLTVGPVQENTYIIYNNHNEAVIIDPGSEGNRIIQTIESLKVRPLAVLLTHAHFDHIGAVDDVRDKYNIPLYVHKKEADWLSDTKKNGSKYFGQSITAKPASHIITLADNTLKIGNFSFEVLTTPGHSPGSVSYYLRSTGAVFSGDALFAGSIGRTDLHGGDQDVLIQSIHEKLLNLPEETVVLSGHGPETTIGMEMDSNPFLGGF from the coding sequence ATGAAGTGGAAAAAGTTAACTGTGGGACCTGTGCAAGAGAATACATATATTATCTACAATAATCATAATGAAGCTGTAATCATCGATCCGGGTAGTGAAGGAAATAGAATCATACAAACCATAGAGTCATTAAAAGTGAGACCTTTAGCTGTATTATTAACGCATGCTCATTTTGATCATATCGGAGCTGTAGATGATGTGCGTGACAAGTATAATATTCCGTTATATGTTCATAAAAAAGAAGCGGATTGGCTGAGTGACACAAAAAAGAATGGATCAAAATATTTCGGACAAAGCATTACAGCGAAGCCAGCGAGCCATATTATAACCCTTGCAGATAATACTTTAAAGATCGGCAATTTTTCATTTGAAGTTTTAACAACCCCTGGCCATTCACCGGGAAGTGTTTCTTATTATTTAAGAAGCACTGGGGCTGTTTTTTCAGGTGATGCTTTATTTGCAGGAAGCATTGGAAGAACAGATCTGCATGGTGGGGATCAGGATGTTTTGATCCAAAGCATTCATGAAAAACTGCTTAATCTGCCAGAAGAAACGGTCGTTTTATCCGGTCATGGACCTGAAACAACAATTGGAATGGAAATGGATTCGAATCCATTCTTAGGCGGGTTCTAA